A genomic window from Ignavibacteria bacterium includes:
- a CDS encoding winged helix DNA-binding protein yields MNKGIVELIFELKFTCQAKEESIREELKLSPSEYRGLLSINPGEVKSCMQMSNMMGLSKSRGSRVIDKLIEHGYLTEAKGEDDKRIYNVKLTSKGQNAIKRINAVMSECERAILKNVPADELHNFTKTLHKISEIITPN; encoded by the coding sequence ATGAATAAAGGTATTGTAGAGCTGATATTTGAGCTTAAATTCACCTGCCAGGCAAAGGAAGAAAGTATCCGTGAAGAGCTTAAGCTTTCTCCTTCTGAGTATCGCGGGCTGCTCTCGATAAATCCGGGAGAAGTTAAATCATGCATGCAGATGTCAAACATGATGGGTCTTTCAAAATCACGCGGAAGCAGAGTAATTGATAAGCTGATTGAGCACGGTTATTTAACTGAAGCTAAAGGTGAAGATGATAAAAGGATATATAATGTAAAGCTTACTTCTAAAGGCCAAAACGCAATAAAACGTATCAACGCTGTTATGAGCGAATGCGAAAGAGCCATCTTAAAGAACGTCCCTGCTGATGAGCTTCATAATTTTACAAAAACACTTCATAAGATCTCTGAAATAATTACGCCAAACTGA
- a CDS encoding Omp28-related outer membrane protein: MKKLFTALTILLLFTSFIYSSGTVYMLADFENTSFPPAGWTVANTSNYNFIRTTYASGYGSGLSCAMADFYDYQSGNFDLISRTFPATTSGDSLLFDHAYTCGAAENDRLDIYYSTNNGSTWTLLISYLGGNAGPLKTANPTYDLFVPTAGQWATKRNALPVGTNKVKFTGVTAYGNNLYLDNIRVGVPYSNDAGLSSIISPKWGITPQNAAPQVSVRNYGSTTQSFSVTITINPGGYTNTQSVTNLAAGQVQTVNFTGFNFASVGNYTMTCYTTLGSDQNTSNDTISNTLVVTTAPRNVVLEFCTGTWCQWCPCGDDEAHHLSVTYPNSVILAYHGSGSDPWKNFNGNGIIGLLGFAGYPSGLVDRRLGANNGWGSMFTDSENRLAQNPGATVNITVTSSNYNVGTRQLTVNATATALTTLSGQYKVNYVIKENNLVWPQTGNSYCAGNSTAVHYDVVRNMINNANGENVNTGTWNQNQVYPLTFTTTLDAAWIPGNCEFDIFIYKDNGSLNVSEVQQGISSTFTVTGINQQGTNIPDKYELSQNYPNPFNPVTNVHFSIPKSTHATFKVYNAVGQLMGTYLDAFVNAGMYNADIDASNFASGVYYYTLSTPDFTQTKKMILVK, from the coding sequence ATGAAGAAACTATTTACAGCTTTAACTATCCTATTATTGTTTACTTCATTTATTTATTCGTCAGGTACTGTATATATGCTTGCTGATTTTGAGAACACATCATTTCCGCCGGCAGGATGGACAGTAGCGAACACATCGAATTATAATTTTATCAGGACAACATACGCAAGCGGCTATGGCAGCGGGCTTTCTTGCGCAATGGCAGATTTTTATGATTACCAGTCCGGAAATTTTGACCTGATATCAAGAACTTTTCCTGCAACTACTTCAGGAGATTCACTGTTATTTGATCATGCATACACATGCGGCGCAGCTGAAAATGACAGGCTGGATATATATTATTCAACCAATAATGGTTCAACATGGACACTGCTTATAAGTTACCTTGGCGGAAATGCTGGACCTTTAAAAACGGCTAACCCTACATATGATCTGTTTGTGCCAACAGCAGGGCAATGGGCAACAAAAAGAAACGCTTTGCCGGTGGGTACCAACAAAGTTAAGTTTACAGGTGTTACAGCTTACGGAAATAACCTGTACCTGGATAATATAAGGGTTGGCGTTCCGTATTCAAATGATGCCGGATTAAGCAGCATAATAAGTCCAAAATGGGGAATCACCCCGCAGAATGCGGCACCGCAGGTTTCAGTAAGGAATTACGGAAGCACAACCCAGTCATTTAGCGTTACTATAACAATTAATCCCGGCGGTTATACAAATACACAAAGTGTTACAAATCTTGCAGCCGGACAGGTTCAGACAGTAAATTTTACGGGGTTTAATTTTGCTTCAGTCGGTAATTACACAATGACGTGTTATACAACACTGGGATCAGACCAGAATACTTCAAATGATACGATTTCAAATACACTTGTAGTTACTACGGCGCCAAGAAATGTAGTACTGGAGTTCTGCACAGGCACATGGTGCCAGTGGTGTCCCTGCGGCGATGATGAAGCTCACCATCTTTCAGTTACATATCCAAACAGCGTAATATTGGCATATCACGGTTCGGGATCTGATCCTTGGAAGAACTTTAACGGCAACGGAATAATCGGTCTATTGGGATTTGCAGGTTATCCTTCAGGACTGGTAGACAGGCGTTTAGGAGCAAATAACGGCTGGGGCTCAATGTTCACAGATTCAGAAAACCGTTTGGCGCAAAATCCCGGAGCAACAGTAAATATTACCGTAACAAGCTCTAATTATAATGTTGGTACAAGGCAGCTTACAGTAAATGCAACAGCAACCGCTTTAACAACTTTAAGCGGACAGTATAAGGTTAATTATGTTATCAAAGAAAATAACCTGGTGTGGCCGCAGACGGGCAACAGTTACTGCGCGGGAAATTCTACAGCAGTGCATTATGATGTTGTAAGGAATATGATAAACAATGCAAACGGTGAGAATGTAAATACCGGTACATGGAACCAGAACCAGGTTTATCCTTTAACATTTACAACCACACTCGATGCAGCATGGATCCCTGGTAACTGTGAATTTGATATATTTATCTATAAAGATAACGGCTCATTAAATGTATCAGAGGTTCAGCAGGGAATTTCTTCAACATTTACTGTAACCGGTATAAATCAGCAGGGGACAAATATTCCCGATAAATATGAGCTTTCGCAGAATTACCCCAACCCGTTCAATCCTGTTACCAATGTGCATTTTTCAATTCCCAAAAGTACTCATGCTACTTTCAAGGTTTATAATGCCGTTGGACAGTTAATGGGAACCTATCTTGATGCATTTGTAAATGCCGGAATGTATAATGCTGATATAGACGCTTCTAACTTTGCAAGCGGCGTATATTATTATACGTTAAGCACACCTGATTTTACACAAACAAAGAAGATGATTCTGGTGAAATAA
- a CDS encoding Crp/Fnr family transcriptional regulator, whose amino-acid sequence MKPQFEHPVCDECRSRLGNVFCALTTAQVSEMDSEKNCSIYKKGQIIFNEGNKPAGVYCVNKGKIKIYQTGEEGKEQILRLAKEGDVLGYRSLISGEAYSGTAAVMEDATVCFIPKRTFFDFLHTNSDLSTQMMQLLSHDLKEAESRLTGLAQKPVRERMAEALLMLLEFYSTDKDGAINAVISREDIANIVGTATETTIRILSDFKGEKLIDLIGKRIKIINHQGLVKTAHIYD is encoded by the coding sequence ATGAAACCCCAGTTTGAACATCCTGTTTGTGATGAATGCCGCTCGAGGCTTGGAAACGTTTTTTGCGCTCTTACAACTGCTCAGGTATCCGAAATGGATTCCGAAAAGAACTGCAGTATATATAAAAAAGGACAGATAATTTTTAATGAAGGCAATAAGCCAGCAGGCGTTTATTGCGTGAACAAAGGTAAAATTAAAATTTACCAGACAGGTGAAGAAGGCAAAGAACAGATCTTAAGGCTGGCTAAAGAAGGCGATGTGCTAGGATACCGTTCACTTATCAGCGGCGAAGCTTATTCAGGTACAGCGGCTGTGATGGAAGATGCTACTGTTTGTTTTATTCCCAAAAGAACTTTCTTTGATTTTCTCCATACCAACTCAGATCTTTCAACTCAAATGATGCAGCTGCTTTCCCATGATCTGAAGGAAGCTGAAAGCAGGCTTACCGGACTTGCACAAAAACCAGTTCGCGAAAGAATGGCAGAAGCGCTTTTAATGCTGCTTGAATTTTACAGCACAGATAAAGACGGTGCTATTAATGCCGTTATTTCAAGGGAAGATATTGCTAATATCGTTGGTACTGCAACAGAAACCACTATCAGAATACTTTCTGATTTTAAGGGTGAAAAGCTTATTGACCTGATAGGAAAACGAATTAAAATTATTAATCACCAGGGACTTGTTAAAACTGCTCATATTTACGATTAA
- a CDS encoding S24 family peptidase, producing the protein MKKKSKKDRSLTRRINDKLFPMLSAKGINSIYALALSINENAGSLSKIKRGLSDWTIDQLEKIRVIHGITVDSMFGAESKSRADGESKNVKFRRVPVLGYAECGSPSATWLDNAVKITDLSDTGSMVNPFILIAKGDSMKPYINPGDKLLCSEHTEKIKDNTAVVAVFKSTPDTFEANAKLISWDRKKKLITLYSINTKYPPTNHLESEFVKIYKLNRIIREVK; encoded by the coding sequence ATGAAGAAAAAAAGTAAAAAAGACCGTTCGCTTACCCGCAGAATTAATGATAAGCTTTTCCCTATGCTTTCGGCAAAGGGTATCAATTCCATTTATGCGCTTGCGCTAAGCATTAATGAAAATGCAGGCTCTTTGAGCAAGATCAAAAGAGGACTGAGCGACTGGACCATAGACCAGCTTGAAAAAATCAGGGTAATTCACGGAATAACAGTGGATTCCATGTTCGGCGCTGAATCCAAAAGCAGGGCAGATGGTGAAAGCAAAAATGTTAAGTTCCGCCGTGTGCCTGTTCTTGGTTATGCGGAGTGCGGCTCGCCTTCGGCAACCTGGCTTGATAATGCTGTAAAAATCACTGATCTCTCTGATACAGGCTCTATGGTAAATCCATTCATACTTATCGCCAAAGGCGATTCCATGAAGCCTTATATTAACCCGGGCGATAAGCTGCTCTGCAGTGAGCATACTGAAAAGATAAAAGATAACACTGCTGTTGTTGCTGTATTCAAGTCGACCCCCGATACTTTTGAAGCCAATGCCAAGCTTATTAGCTGGGATAGAAAGAAAAAGCTGATAACGCTCTACAGCATTAATACAAAATATCCGCCTACGAACCATTTGGAAAGTGAATTTGTTAAGATATACAAGCTTAACAGGATAATAAGGGAAGTAAAGTAG
- a CDS encoding T9SS type A sorting domain-containing protein has product MKKLHPFISFLLAAILLLVTAETYSQNCNYSWQVQSSGVSNQLICVKAVNNMIAWVGGASAIVRRTTDGGNTWVNANPNTGVVNGMVNCIDAIDGNTAIISTTTGGNSFIYRTTNGGMNWVNVHAAQTVFFGLKMTDAQNGFAFGDPVSNIWQMLTTTNGGVNWSLSPNAPQRLSNIETCLPNSFQVSLPNIWWGTSITTVYRSTNSGLNFTSHEANVTGIYILALHYNQNGIGISASTTMSKSTNGGMNYTALPAPGAGNIEAIQGEGENFWFIRGTGIYSSTNSGSSWQLEHTAAQTLVHMDFPDGQTGCQTGWAVGYGGVISKLISSVTGINILNNETPVNYSLSQNYPNPFNPGTIIDFSLPAGAYTELKVYDILGNEISAPVMQQLKAGNYSVNIDLSSKAAGVYFYTLSSGNFIQTKRMLLVK; this is encoded by the coding sequence ATGAAAAAACTTCATCCGTTTATTTCATTTCTTTTAGCAGCAATTCTGCTGCTTGTAACAGCCGAAACATATAGCCAGAACTGCAATTACTCCTGGCAGGTACAAAGCTCGGGAGTTTCTAACCAGCTAATATGCGTAAAAGCTGTTAATAATATGATAGCATGGGTAGGCGGCGCAAGCGCAATTGTGCGCCGAACAACTGATGGCGGCAATACATGGGTAAATGCAAATCCCAATACAGGTGTGGTAAACGGTATGGTAAACTGCATAGATGCGATTGATGGAAATACCGCTATAATTTCCACAACAACAGGCGGCAACAGCTTTATATACAGAACTACAAACGGCGGTATGAACTGGGTTAATGTGCATGCAGCACAAACAGTATTTTTCGGGTTAAAAATGACCGATGCCCAGAACGGGTTTGCTTTCGGTGACCCGGTTTCAAACATCTGGCAAATGCTTACCACAACCAACGGAGGAGTAAACTGGTCACTTTCACCGAATGCGCCGCAAAGATTAAGTAACATTGAAACATGCCTTCCAAACAGCTTCCAGGTATCACTGCCAAATATTTGGTGGGGCACCAGCATAACAACAGTTTACCGCTCAACCAACAGCGGCTTAAATTTTACTTCCCATGAAGCTAATGTAACAGGTATCTATATTCTTGCACTGCATTACAATCAAAACGGTATTGGTATCTCTGCAAGTACAACAATGTCCAAATCAACCAATGGAGGTATGAATTACACCGCTCTCCCCGCTCCCGGTGCTGGTAATATCGAAGCAATACAGGGAGAAGGTGAAAACTTCTGGTTCATTCGCGGAACTGGAATTTACAGCTCAACCAATTCAGGTAGCTCATGGCAGCTGGAGCATACTGCCGCACAAACATTGGTCCACATGGATTTCCCCGACGGGCAAACCGGGTGCCAGACAGGCTGGGCTGTTGGATACGGCGGAGTTATCAGCAAGCTGATATCTTCAGTTACCGGTATTAATATTCTGAACAATGAAACGCCTGTAAATTACAGTCTCAGCCAGAACTATCCCAACCCGTTCAATCCCGGAACAATAATAGATTTTTCACTCCCTGCCGGCGCTTATACTGAATTAAAAGTTTACGATATTTTGGGAAATGAAATTTCAGCACCCGTAATGCAGCAGCTGAAAGCGGGAAATTATTCTGTAAATATTGATCTCAGCAGCAAAGCTGCAGGTGTATATTTTTATACTTTAAGCTCAGGTAATTTTATTCAAACCAAAAGAATGCTGCTTGTAAAGTAA
- a CDS encoding OsmC family protein: MKMEIFFEDGKKVNARYNGITIKTDQPVEAGGKGSAPAPFDLFLASIGTCAGIYVKSFCSQRGIPTEDIRIIQSMEYDFEKGLIGKIKLDIELPESFPVKYKDAVINVANLCAVKKHLLNPPEIEVKANISELV, encoded by the coding sequence ATGAAAATGGAAATTTTTTTTGAAGACGGGAAAAAAGTAAATGCCCGTTATAACGGAATAACTATTAAAACCGATCAGCCCGTTGAAGCCGGCGGAAAAGGTTCTGCCCCGGCGCCATTTGACCTGTTCCTTGCTTCAATTGGTACCTGCGCAGGAATTTATGTAAAATCATTCTGCAGCCAGCGCGGAATCCCCACTGAGGATATCCGGATTATTCAGTCTATGGAATATGATTTTGAGAAAGGGCTCATTGGTAAAATTAAGCTGGATATCGAGCTTCCTGAATCTTTCCCCGTTAAATATAAAGATGCAGTTATAAATGTTGCTAATTTATGCGCAGTTAAAAAACATTTATTGAATCCCCCCGAAATTGAAGTTAAAGCAAATATTAGCGAATTAGTTTAA
- a CDS encoding Crp/Fnr family transcriptional regulator: MATNTGLEEIIKNYGELTQFIFHKNDVLFKENDQPAGLYCIESGSVKIFKDEPADQERILHLATAGEILGLHSVVNNHIYTNSATAISETRASFITAQDFMNLINSNNTYKLLVMKSLCSRIDSMEDHIVRISEKMSDERFADTLLVLIDKYGINKTKDLNIHLSIDELASYTCTSKSYMKKIITEFTHRGLITFSSGNIKILNLPLLRSTALLNTKAVIH; the protein is encoded by the coding sequence ATGGCTACAAACACCGGTTTAGAAGAAATAATAAAAAATTACGGAGAACTTACACAGTTCATTTTTCATAAGAATGATGTGCTGTTTAAAGAAAATGATCAGCCTGCAGGATTATATTGCATTGAATCCGGCAGCGTCAAGATCTTTAAAGATGAACCCGCAGACCAGGAAAGAATTCTGCACCTTGCTACCGCAGGAGAAATTTTAGGGCTGCATTCAGTTGTAAATAATCATATTTACACAAACTCTGCTACGGCAATCAGTGAAACACGGGCAAGTTTTATTACGGCGCAGGATTTCATGAATTTGATAAATTCAAACAACACTTACAAGCTTCTTGTTATGAAAAGCCTGTGTTCAAGGATCGATTCAATGGAAGATCACATAGTAAGAATCAGCGAAAAAATGTCAGATGAACGCTTTGCAGATACTCTGCTGGTTCTGATAGATAAATACGGAATTAATAAAACCAAAGATCTGAATATTCATCTTTCAATTGATGAACTTGCCAGCTACACATGTACTTCAAAAAGCTACATGAAAAAGATAATTACAGAATTTACTCACCGCGGATTAATTACGTTCTCATCAGGAAATATTAAAATTCTTAATCTTCCGCTTTTACGAAGCACAGCATTATTAAATACTAAAGCTGTGATTCACTGA
- a CDS encoding T9SS type A sorting domain-containing protein yields the protein MTYNLLNYPDIDSAIRNPYFRTVIKTSNPDILVVQEMTSASGMSGFLNNVMNAYGSVYSMGTFIDGTDTDNGIFYRTSKFRFISNTRIRTALRDINEFRIVHISYPADTLRIFSVHLKSSSGVTNENLRAAEVDSLRKFTASILANSFYMVAGDFNIYGDYEPAYIKLKQVTSGNGHFMDAVNMTGSWNQFVYRQNHTQSPRTRGFGGGSTGGMDDRFDMILMSPGIFNAGRIAYVPGTMTAYGNDGNHYNDSINRRPNTAVADSVADAIHYSSDHIPVYATFTFGNVIGISGNQGTIPENFSLGQNYPNPFNPATKINYQIPLLKGVSAGSGQGVLVKLTIYDLLGREAATLVNAQLQPGSYEAVWNAANQPSGVYLYTLTAGEFRETKKMILLK from the coding sequence ATGACCTATAATCTGCTGAACTACCCGGATATAGATTCAGCGATCAGGAATCCCTATTTCAGAACAGTAATTAAAACTTCGAATCCCGATATACTGGTTGTACAGGAAATGACAAGCGCCTCTGGAATGAGCGGTTTTTTGAATAATGTTATGAATGCGTACGGCAGTGTATATTCGATGGGAACCTTCATTGACGGCACTGATACTGATAACGGTATTTTTTACCGGACTTCAAAGTTCCGTTTCATCAGCAATACCCGCATCAGAACTGCATTACGCGATATAAATGAGTTCAGGATAGTTCATATCAGTTACCCTGCGGATACACTTCGAATATTCTCTGTTCACCTGAAATCCAGCAGCGGAGTTACAAATGAAAATCTCAGAGCTGCTGAAGTTGACAGCCTTCGGAAATTTACTGCTTCAATTCTAGCAAATTCATTTTACATGGTTGCAGGTGATTTTAATATTTATGGGGATTATGAACCTGCATATATAAAACTGAAACAGGTGACCAGCGGAAACGGACATTTTATGGATGCTGTTAATATGACCGGTTCATGGAACCAATTCGTTTACAGGCAGAATCATACACAGTCACCACGCACCAGGGGATTTGGCGGCGGCTCTACAGGAGGAATGGATGACCGCTTCGATATGATATTGATGTCACCAGGTATTTTTAATGCGGGCAGGATAGCTTATGTGCCCGGCACTATGACCGCTTACGGCAACGACGGTAATCATTACAACGATTCCATAAACCGAAGGCCCAATACTGCTGTGGCTGATTCAGTAGCCGATGCTATTCATTATTCCAGTGATCATATTCCTGTTTACGCAACATTCACTTTTGGCAACGTAATAGGTATATCAGGCAACCAGGGCACAATCCCTGAAAATTTTTCTCTCGGTCAGAATTATCCGAATCCATTTAACCCAGCCACAAAAATAAACTATCAAATTCCCCTTTTAAAAGGGGTGTCCGCCGGAAGCGGACAGGGTGTGTTGGTTAAACTGACTATCTATGATCTTCTCGGCAGGGAAGCAGCAACTCTTGTTAACGCGCAGCTCCAGCCCGGCAGTTACGAAGCTGTTTGGAATGCAGCGAACCAGCCAAGCGGTGTTTACTTATATACATTAACTGCAGGGGAATTCAGAGAAACCAAAAAGATGATATTATTGAAATAA